The Mucilaginibacter terrae region AACCTCGTTTAGCTTGGCCATAAAGTCGAGTATCTTATTCATGTCGCCAACCAATTCGGTGGTTTCCTGCTCGGTAACTTCCAGGCGGGCAAGGTGGGCAACTTTGGCAACGGTATCTTTATCTATTTGCATAGCTTTCAAATTTATGGTTTATTATCGCAAAAACCTCATCGCGCAGGGCATCGGCATCGGCCACGGTGAGGTGTGCGGTCTCAATAGGTTTGTGTACATGTATTTTGCAAAGGCCTGGTCTGCTTCCGCGCTCAAGGCCGGTATCCCACAATACCTCCCAGTTGTTTAACTGCGTAACAGGTATAATAGGCACTTTATGCTCAATAGCCAACCGGAACGGACCGTTCTTAAATTCATGCAATTTAGGCGGAAAATCGTCTGGTATTTTTCCTTCGGGAAAGATCACCAGTGTCATGCCTTGCTGTAAACGTTCGGCGGCCGTTTTAAATGCCCGGAACGACGACATCTTGCTGTTGCGGTTTACGGGTATATCAACCGTTTGGAATGATAAACGGGTAACAAAATTATTCAACAGTTCTTCTTTACCAATAAAGCAATAGTTGTTTTTAACCATAATGCTCATGGCCGAAATATCGAGGTTGGAAGTATGGTTGGGGCATATAATGTAAGCACGGCTCCAGTCTATGGCCTGCTCATATTCAAAGCTGTAAAATATGCCCGATATGGTCGAACTCAATATCCCCCATATTCTCCTGAAAGCATTCATAGTAGGATAACGCTCCGGCTTTTGGGAAAAATAATATAGGAAAGGCCATAATATAATGAAGAAAGCGGCCACGCTGTAACGGTAAAAATAAGCGTGTACTTTCTTCAATAGTATTTTCATCGATGCCAAAAATATAAAAAATCCTTACTTTCGCCCCATTATGGAAACTGTTGTAAGTGGTATTCGTTCAACCGGTAAATTGCATTTAGGTAATTATTATGGTGCTATCCAGAATTTTATCAAAATGCAGCACGAATACAATTGTTACTTTTTTATTGCCGACCTGCACTCGCTCACCACTCACCCCACCCCCGGCGACCTTCATGGTAACGTGAAACAAGTGCTGGTAGAGTATCTGGCAGCAGGCATCGATCCTGAGCAAGCCACCATCTACATACAAAGTGATGTACCCGAAGTAGCCGAACTTTATTTATACTTAAATATGAACGCCTATTTGGGCGAACTGGAACGTGCCACCTCTTTTAAAGATAAGGTACGCGCCAACCCCGATAACGTGAACGCCGGCCTGTTAACCTACCCGGTTTTAATGGCTGCCGACATCATCATTCACAAAGCTACTAAAGTGCCTGTAGGTAAAGACCAGGAACAGCATTTAGAAATGGCCCGCACATTTGGTAACCGTTTTAACCGCTTATATAACAACGAGTATTTCCCGGAGCCTTACGCGTTTAGCTATGGCGATAAACTGGTAAAAATTCCGGGATTGGATGGTAAGGGTAAAATGGGTAAATCGGAAGGCGAAAGCAACGCGGTATACCTGAGCGATAGCCCGGAGGTGATACGCAAAAAAGTAATGAAAGCCGTAACCGATGGCGGCCCTACTGTTGAGAACCAGCAAAAACCTGATGAGATACAGAACTTGTTCGATTTGATGAAAGTAGTATCGACACAAGATACTTACCATCATTTTGACAACCTGTACAACACCATGCAAATGCGTTACGGCGACTTTAAAAAGCAACTGGCCGAGGATATGGTATTGGCAACAGCCCCCATACGCGAAAAAATAAACGATATAGCTAATGATAGCGAATACCTGAGTCGCGTTGCCCGTTTAGGAGCCGACAAAGCCCGCGAAAGCGCCCAAAGAACCATTAAGGAAGTACGCGAAATAATAGGGTTCAGAGGCTTTTAATTTGGGTTCATAGTTGATGGTTCAGGGTTCGTAGTGTATCTTAGCAATAAGAGCTAACTTAAACCTACCTTTTTACTATGAACTATCAACTAATAACTATCAACTAAAATATGCACATTGCAATTGTTGGAAATATAGGCGCAGGCAAGACCACTTTAACCACCTTGCTGGCCAAAAATTACGGTTGGGAACCACAGTTTGAAGCGGTAGATAACAACCCTTACCTGGAAGATTTTTACAAGGACATGAAGCGCTGGAGCTTCAACCTGCAGATCTATTTCCTCAATAGCCGTTTCCGCCAGATTAGTGAGATACAGAATGGCGAGCGCGACGTGATACAAGACCGTACCATTTACGAGGATGCCTACATATTTGCTGAGAACCTGCACGATATGGATTTGATGGATACGCGCGATTACGAGAACTATCAATCTATATTCGAGAACATTACCTCATTCATCAAACCACCCGATCTGTTGGTTTACTTAAAAGCTTCTATACCTAAGTTGGTCAATAACATACATCGCCGCGGTCGGGAGTACGAAATTGGCATTAGGCTTGATTATCTGTCAAAGCTGAACGAGAAGTACGAAAAATGGATAGACAACTATAAACTGGGCAAATTGCTTATTGTAGACATGGACAACCTCGATTTTGCCAACAACACCGAAGACTTAGGCACCATTATAAACCTGATAGAACGCGATATACACGGTCTATTTTAGTTTTGTGTTGTGTGTTGTCAGTTGTTAGATTTTTATTGCAACAGTTACACACAACTCACAACCGACAACACACAACTCAAAAATGAAAATACTCGGCGTTATACCTGCCCGTTATGCTTCTACCCGTTTTCCGGGTAAACCGCTTGTTGATATTACCGGGAAGGTAATGATACGGCGTACCTATGAGCAGTGTGTAAAGTGTTTAAGTTTAGATGAGGTAATTGTAGCCACCGATGATGAGCGCATACTGAACCACATAAACGACTTTGGCGGCAAAGCAGTAATGACCTCGGTTGACCATCAAAGTGGTACCGACCGCTGTGCCGAAGTTGCAGCCAGTTATCCTGAATATGATGTGGTAATTAATATTCAGGGCGATGAACCGTACATTGATCCGGTGCAAATTAGCAAGGTAGCCGCTTGTTTTAATGCGCCTGATACGCAGATAGCAACGCTGATTAAGAAAATTACCAGGGCTGAAGATTTACACAATATCAACTCGCCCAAGGTAATTATCAATAAACTGGCCGAAGCTATCTATTTTTCGCGCGCTGCTATACCCTACATACGCGGACAAGAGCCGGAACAATGGCTACAACACTTTACATATTTTAAACACATCGGCATTTATGGTTTCCGTTCTGAAGTACTGCAGCAGGTAACCAAGCTCCCCATATCACCATTAGAAAAAGCCGAAAGTTTAGAGCAGCTCCGCTGGATAGAAAACGGTTATCGCATTAAAGTTGCCGAGACGGACTTAGAAACCCAGGCCGTTGATACACCCGAGGATTTAAAGAAATTGCCGGTTTAATTTTTCAATAAATTACGCCACCTATCGTTTCGAGGAACGAGAAATTCTTTTAAGGCGACCGACTAATAATACAATAATTTCGGGAGCCCAATAACCAAGTTCGAGATGATATTTTACTAAAATCGCGAAATATTATTCATCCTAACTCCTCGGGTGAAACTGAATAATTGTACTTTTCAGGTAGTCCCTATCCAAATGCGTGTAAATTTCGGTGGTGGTTATACTCTCATGGCCTAACATCTCCTGCACGGCACGCAAATCGGCCCCACCTTCAATTAAATGAGTAGCAAACGAATGCCTGAATGTATGCGGACTGATCTTCTTTTTTAACCCAATACTTTCAGCCAGCTTTTTAATCAGCATAAAAATAAATACGCGTGTAAGCCTGCTTCCCCTGCGGTTAAGAAAAACTAAATCCTCCTCTCCCTTTTTAATGTTCACATGTACCCGGCTAAATTCAAGCCATTGTTTTAAAGCATTGATAGCTGTGCTACTGATAGGTACCAGGCGTTCTTTGTTGCCTTTACCGGTTACTTTAATAAATTCAATATCGAGATACAGGTTTGATATTTTTAGTTCGGTTAGTTCTGACACACGCAGTCCGCAGCTGTACAGCATTTCGAGCATCGCTTTATTGCGTGATCCATCAGGTTTTGACAAGTCGATAGCGGCAATGAGCTTGTTTATTTCATCGTAGCTTAGCGTATCGGGCAGCTTACGCTGTATTTTGGGTGATTCCAGCAGCTCAGACGGGTCGCTCAATATAATATCTTCAATGAGCATATATTTGTAAAACGCTTTAATGCCCGAGAGGATACGTGCTTGAGTTGAAGGTATCATTCCCAGCTCATTCACCCACTGTAAAAAACTTCTCAAATCGTTAAGTACAATAACATCGGGCTTCAGTACTGGCAATAACGTTTCGGCATATTGCTTTAGCTTATCTATATCGCGGGTATATGCCTCAATAGAGTTTTCCGAAAGCGATTTTTCGAGTTTAAGATAGTTCCTGAAACCTTTTATTGCCGACTGCCAATCCACCCTGTTTTACTTTTAACGTTTTTAATATTATGTTTGACCTGCAATGAAAATACAAATCATCAACGGCCCAAATTTAAACCTGCTTGGCGTAAGAGAGAAATCTATTTACGGTGACAGCAGTTTCGAAACTTATTTTGCTACTCTAAAAGAACTTTTTGTGGGTCATGAGCTATATTATTTTCAAAGTAATAAAGAGGGTGAAATTATTGATAAACTCCATGAGGTAGGCTTCGAATTTGACGGCGTAGTACTGAATGCCGGAGCATACACCCACACCTCTATTGCCATTGCCGATGCTATTGCAGCCATTAATACCCCGGTTATTGAAGTGCATATATCTAATGTACACAAACGCGAAGAATTTCGCCATAAATCAATGCTGGCTGCCAGTTGCCGTGGGGTAATTGCCGGTTTTGGCATGGATTCGTACAGGTTAGCGTTAGAAAATATTGTAGCTGGATAACTAATTAATCTTACCATCCGCAACGGTTTATTTACCAGTAAGCTTTTCCAACCACGATTTTACCTGTACATAAATACCGTCTGCTCTATTTTCAACCGGGTAAATACGTACATAATCGTTTTGACCGGGCGCTCCCCTTCCTGTTTTTAAATCATAAGCGTAACGGTGAAATGGGCAAATAAGTCTTCCGTTTTCGCACCAGCCCTGGCTTAAATCAGCTCCGGCATGGGGGCATTTAGCAGCGGTTACAGATAACTCTCCATCAGCATTTACTAAACAAAGTGATTTGCCTCCGGCTGAAATTTTTTTTAAAAATGGTTTTGATAAATCAGATGGCTCGGCAATCTTATACCAGGCCATTATTCAAAATCAATTCTTAAGTTCATTAATGTTGGGTTTTTTATCAGTTCATCCATATTGGTTTGAATAATTACCTGCTTACGGTCGGCCGAAACCATGGCACGTTTATTATCAATTTTTTTAACCGGTTTGGCAAAGTTGATCACAACCTTATAAGGCGTTTCAATTAATAATGATTTAGCCGCGGCAAAGGCCGAACCTGTTTTTTTGAGAAAGTTGTTAAACTTATCTTTATCAATAATGCGGCAAAACTTGCTCGAGGTAACCTGGTATGAATAACACTCCTGCCCGGCTATCAATTGCTGGGCATTAAACATGCTCATACTTGTTTTTTGTTTACTTTGACTGCCGTAGTTAGCCAGTTTAGACATTTGTTGCAAGTAGTACTCCAAATCGGCCGGACTTTCTGCCTGGTGCTTAATGCTCACCTTCATTAAATCACGTTTCAGGTTCATATTAATAGCCAGGTTGCTACTTTGCGCCAGTTTTGCCTCATCGCGGCTCATTTTGTGTTGGGTACTATCGGGCAGGGCGCTATACAGGTTCATTACCGTATCTTTAGTCATGGCAAATTGCGGGGTAGCCGTTATAGAATCAGATAGCAGGTTGTGTAGTATGGAAACGGCCTTGCTCATATCAAAATCGTAAATAACTTCGCATGTGCCGTTTGCTTTAAAGTTATACCGCTCTACAATATCAACGCATGAGGTAAACGTGCAGGCTAAAAAAATAGTGATAATAAGGTAAAGTCTTTTCATATAACTTATTTTCAGGTAATTATAATAAAAATATTTAGTTGTATCAATTTTAAAGCAAAACACGTATTAACCAAAAGTTCATATCAGCTTATCTTAACAAGCCAACTATCGTACAAGTTAACTAAACTGCTTGTTTTATATTCTAAACTTTAAATATTAACCCCAGAAACAAAATCTGTTTATAATACGTAAAAAGTTTATTTTAGTGCTTAATAATACTATGTTTAGAAGGATTAGCATCTTTTGGATTATTATGGTGTTTGTTGTACTCAACACAAGTGCACAATTAAAATATAGCACCACCAATGCAGCTGCTATTACTTATTACAAAAAAGCTGGCGCATTTTTAGATCGCCAGGATAAGGCTAATGCCATCCAGCAGCTACAAAGCGCCCTTGCTGCCGATGAAAACTTTGCCGAGGCGCATGTTCAGTTAGCCGATCTGCAGAAAAGTTTACAACAAAACAAGGACGCCATAACCCACTACCGCAAGGCTCTCGATTTGTCACCCGAATTAAGTCGCAGCATCTATTTAAAATTAGGTGAGTTGGAGGTTAATAACGGCGAATATGATCAAGCTAAAATCCATCTCGAAAAGTATATTACTTACGCTAACCTTACGCCCGAAAACCGCTTTTATGCCCGCAAACTTATTGCCGATGCCGATTTTAGCATTGTGGCCATCAAAAATCCGGTATCATTCAAACCCATTAACCTTGGGCCCGAAATAAACTCTGCTAATGACGAATATATGCCCGTTTCGGCGGCTGATGATAATACACTCATTTTCACCCGTAAAATTCAAAACAATGAAGACTTTTACAAAAGCGTCAGGTTTAATAATCAATGGGGGGCAGCAACTTACCTAAGCAAATTCATCAATACTTCCGAATATAATGAAGGAGCACAGTCGCTTTCGCAAGATGGTAAATACCTGTTTTTTACCGGTTGTAATCGACCTGATGGTATGGGCCGATGCGATATTTATGTAACGCAGCGCAAGGGTGATGACTGGGGCAAACCTTTCAACTTAGGCGCACCGGTAAATAGTTCAGGCTGGGAATCGCAGCCATCTATATCTGCCGATGGACATACGCTGTATTTTGTGAGCAACCGCAAAGGTGGTTATGGTGGTTATGATATTTGGAAGTGCCGCCTAACAGACAAAGGATGGGCCGAACCCGAAAACCTCGGGCCCAACATTAATACACCGTACGATGAACAATCGCCCTACATTCATCCAGATGATAGCACCCTGTATTTTTGCTCTAATGGATGGCCGGGATTGGGTAATAAAGATTTATTTGTAAGTCGCATTAACAAGGCTGGCAAATGGCAAAAGCCCGAAAATTTGGGTTACCCCGTTAACACTTGCGGTGATGAAAACGGCATGAGTATAAGTACCAGTGGAGGGTTTGCTTATTTTGCATCAAACACATTAAACGGCTACGGTGGCTTTGATATTTACATGTTCGAGCTTCCTGAAAAATCGAAGCCACACTCGGTCACATATGTTAAGGGTTCAATTGTTGACGCTACAACCAAGAAGCCAATTGAAGCTAATGTGGAGATAGTGGATTTAGTAACCAACACACCTGTTTACCAAAACACAAGTTCGGCTACGAGTGGCGACTTTTTGGTTCCGCTGGTTACCGGCCGTAATTACGGATTAACCATTATCAAAAACGGTTATTTGTTTGCGTCCGAAAATTTCTCGCTGACCAAGGGTGAAGCCCATAAGCCATTTCATATTGAAGTGCCTTTAAACACCATTGAAATAGGCAGATCGGCCATTCTCAAAAATATATTTTTTGATGTTAACCGCTATGATTTGCGTCCCGAGTCACAATCTGCCTTGCAATACCTGATAGATTTTATGGCCATGAACCCAACAGTGTCTATTGAAATTGCGGGTTACACTGATAATTCTGGAAATGATGCCATGAATCAAATGCTATCGGCTAACCGGGCAAAATCGGTTTACCAGTACTTAATTAATCACGGCGTAAAAACAGATAAGCTGCAGTTTAAAGGTTATGGTAAAAACGATCCGGTTGCGCCAAACACCACCGAAGATGGCAAGGCCAAAAACCGGCGTACGGAATTTAGAATTACGGCTAAGTAGGCTTTAAAGGTTGTAGAAAACCTGGTTGCCAGTTTCAAGGTGCTTCAAATCGGGCTGTTTATCAAATATCCCGAATACCGATGCCCCGCTCCCGCTCATGCAAGCATACAATGCACCTGCATCATATAAAGCTGTTTTTACCTCTCCAATGATTGGGAATGCTTCGAAAATATGTTTCTCAAAATCGTTTTTGATATGGTGCTTCCATTCGGCAACAGGTAGCTTAACCAGTTCTTTTAAAGAGGTGGTAGAAAGTTGAGGTTTGATTCCTCCATAAGCCTGGGCGGTTGACACGTGTGCCGGCGGCATTACCAATGCCAGTTGGTACGCTGATAAATCAAGTTCTGCAGGTTCAAACTCATCGCCCTTATTAAAGGCATATACAGGTTTGTTGTTAATGAAGAATGCACAGTCGGCCCCTAAGCGGCGAGCATAGTCCATCATATCTTCCGCATCAAGGCCCAACTTAAATAGGTCGTTCATCAACCTGATAAAAAATGCCGCGTCACTCGAGCCTCCCCCCAAACCCGCGCCAATAGGTGTGTGCTTATGCAAATGAATACTAACAGCTGGCAAATCCGTAAAATCCTGCTTAAGCAGATGATAGGCTTTAAGGCAAAGATTGCTTTCAGTGCTGCCGGGTATTTCTATGCCTGATGATTGGAACTTGAGTTTATCGCTTTCTACAACTTCAAGCGCATCTTTAATCATCAGCGGATAAAAAATGGTTTCGAGATTGTGATAGCCATCGGGTCGGCGTTCGGTAATGTTAAGTCCGATATTAATTTTGGCGTTGGGGAAAACAATCATAGCAGCGTTAAAAACCTACCCTATTTTTGCACATTAATAGGAAAGCCAAAATAGATTAATTTTATTTGTATCCGCAAGCATTTTTGATGATGTGTAACGCGCTTGCAAACACGCTTATATGAAACAATATCTCGACCTGATGCGCCACGTGCTCGAAAACGGCGCCCAAAAACACGATCGTACCGGAACAGGAACTATCAGTGTTTTTGGTTACCAGATGCGCTTTAACTTAAAGGAAGGCTTTCCGTTGGTGACTACCAAAAAGCTTCACCTCAAGTCGATTATACATGAGCTTATATGGTTTTTAAGCGGCGATACCAACA contains the following coding sequences:
- a CDS encoding Rieske (2Fe-2S) protein; the protein is MAWYKIAEPSDLSKPFLKKISAGGKSLCLVNADGELSVTAAKCPHAGADLSQGWCENGRLICPFHRYAYDLKTGRGAPGQNDYVRIYPVENRADGIYVQVKSWLEKLTGK
- a CDS encoding OmpA family protein, yielding MFRRISIFWIIMVFVVLNTSAQLKYSTTNAAAITYYKKAGAFLDRQDKANAIQQLQSALAADENFAEAHVQLADLQKSLQQNKDAITHYRKALDLSPELSRSIYLKLGELEVNNGEYDQAKIHLEKYITYANLTPENRFYARKLIADADFSIVAIKNPVSFKPINLGPEINSANDEYMPVSAADDNTLIFTRKIQNNEDFYKSVRFNNQWGAATYLSKFINTSEYNEGAQSLSQDGKYLFFTGCNRPDGMGRCDIYVTQRKGDDWGKPFNLGAPVNSSGWESQPSISADGHTLYFVSNRKGGYGGYDIWKCRLTDKGWAEPENLGPNINTPYDEQSPYIHPDDSTLYFCSNGWPGLGNKDLFVSRINKAGKWQKPENLGYPVNTCGDENGMSISTSGGFAYFASNTLNGYGGFDIYMFELPEKSKPHSVTYVKGSIVDATTKKPIEANVEIVDLVTNTPVYQNTSSATSGDFLVPLVTGRNYGLTIIKNGYLFASENFSLTKGEAHKPFHIEVPLNTIEIGRSAILKNIFFDVNRYDLRPESQSALQYLIDFMAMNPTVSIEIAGYTDNSGNDAMNQMLSANRAKSVYQYLINHGVKTDKLQFKGYGKNDPVAPNTTEDGKAKNRRTEFRITAK
- the ispE gene encoding 4-(cytidine 5'-diphospho)-2-C-methyl-D-erythritol kinase codes for the protein MIVFPNAKINIGLNITERRPDGYHNLETIFYPLMIKDALEVVESDKLKFQSSGIEIPGSTESNLCLKAYHLLKQDFTDLPAVSIHLHKHTPIGAGLGGGSSDAAFFIRLMNDLFKLGLDAEDMMDYARRLGADCAFFINNKPVYAFNKGDEFEPAELDLSAYQLALVMPPAHVSTAQAYGGIKPQLSTTSLKELVKLPVAEWKHHIKNDFEKHIFEAFPIIGEVKTALYDAGALYACMSGSGASVFGIFDKQPDLKHLETGNQVFYNL
- the aroQ gene encoding type II 3-dehydroquinate dehydratase yields the protein MKIQIINGPNLNLLGVREKSIYGDSSFETYFATLKELFVGHELYYFQSNKEGEIIDKLHEVGFEFDGVVLNAGAYTHTSIAIADAIAAINTPVIEVHISNVHKREEFRHKSMLAASCRGVIAGFGMDSYRLALENIVAG
- the trpS gene encoding tryptophan--tRNA ligase, giving the protein METVVSGIRSTGKLHLGNYYGAIQNFIKMQHEYNCYFFIADLHSLTTHPTPGDLHGNVKQVLVEYLAAGIDPEQATIYIQSDVPEVAELYLYLNMNAYLGELERATSFKDKVRANPDNVNAGLLTYPVLMAADIIIHKATKVPVGKDQEQHLEMARTFGNRFNRLYNNEYFPEPYAFSYGDKLVKIPGLDGKGKMGKSEGESNAVYLSDSPEVIRKKVMKAVTDGGPTVENQQKPDEIQNLFDLMKVVSTQDTYHHFDNLYNTMQMRYGDFKKQLAEDMVLATAPIREKINDIANDSEYLSRVARLGADKARESAQRTIKEVREIIGFRGF
- the xerD gene encoding site-specific tyrosine recombinase XerD, producing the protein MDWQSAIKGFRNYLKLEKSLSENSIEAYTRDIDKLKQYAETLLPVLKPDVIVLNDLRSFLQWVNELGMIPSTQARILSGIKAFYKYMLIEDIILSDPSELLESPKIQRKLPDTLSYDEINKLIAAIDLSKPDGSRNKAMLEMLYSCGLRVSELTELKISNLYLDIEFIKVTGKGNKERLVPISSTAINALKQWLEFSRVHVNIKKGEEDLVFLNRRGSRLTRVFIFMLIKKLAESIGLKKKISPHTFRHSFATHLIEGGADLRAVQEMLGHESITTTEIYTHLDRDYLKSTIIQFHPRS
- a CDS encoding lysophospholipid acyltransferase family protein; amino-acid sequence: MKILLKKVHAYFYRYSVAAFFIILWPFLYYFSQKPERYPTMNAFRRIWGILSSTISGIFYSFEYEQAIDWSRAYIICPNHTSNLDISAMSIMVKNNYCFIGKEELLNNFVTRLSFQTVDIPVNRNSKMSSFRAFKTAAERLQQGMTLVIFPEGKIPDDFPPKLHEFKNGPFRLAIEHKVPIIPVTQLNNWEVLWDTGLERGSRPGLCKIHVHKPIETAHLTVADADALRDEVFAIINHKFESYANR
- the kdsB gene encoding 3-deoxy-manno-octulosonate cytidylyltransferase, producing the protein MKILGVIPARYASTRFPGKPLVDITGKVMIRRTYEQCVKCLSLDEVIVATDDERILNHINDFGGKAVMTSVDHQSGTDRCAEVAASYPEYDVVINIQGDEPYIDPVQISKVAACFNAPDTQIATLIKKITRAEDLHNINSPKVIINKLAEAIYFSRAAIPYIRGQEPEQWLQHFTYFKHIGIYGFRSEVLQQVTKLPISPLEKAESLEQLRWIENGYRIKVAETDLETQAVDTPEDLKKLPV
- a CDS encoding deoxynucleoside kinase, with product MHIAIVGNIGAGKTTLTTLLAKNYGWEPQFEAVDNNPYLEDFYKDMKRWSFNLQIYFLNSRFRQISEIQNGERDVIQDRTIYEDAYIFAENLHDMDLMDTRDYENYQSIFENITSFIKPPDLLVYLKASIPKLVNNIHRRGREYEIGIRLDYLSKLNEKYEKWIDNYKLGKLLIVDMDNLDFANNTEDLGTIINLIERDIHGLF